In Lineus longissimus chromosome 13, tnLinLong1.2, whole genome shotgun sequence, one genomic interval encodes:
- the LOC135497892 gene encoding heterogeneous nuclear ribonucleoprotein A1-like produces the protein MDERPTVKESLRKIFVGGLNRKTDEASLSGYFSRFGEVVDCVVIRDKDDRSKGFGFVIFKDAESVDEVQKLENGHFIDSKEVETRRAVQRKGKQDKETIKVEANYPTKKIFLGGIKYDVEEKDLIDYFSRYAGVKSAEVIRDKEGNSRGFAYVVLDSQDAADKVCIEKDHVIKGRECEAKKSLSKNELLRHKDQDGTSRGGSGGGGSNYADNGNNQNQQGQGPGQNWNQGQGQNWNQGQVPSGPQGQGQGPPGGWNQGGPQGNWYGGPSGGPGNNWNQGQWGQGGPPVGNWNQNGPWNNWNQGPPGGGGGSWNQGPYNWSGGGSGNWQGGGPPQAAPDQGGGQVADANAAPPASQTDQKPAGNGPWNQQGGQWNQGSGGPGWQGQWGPGNWGPGNQQGNWGNGPWGGWNQGNWSGPPGGNWGPNGPPGNWNPQGGGPGGNNQWAGSSAPQVNSGQTQPNPSAAQGPGNWNQGQGSWTQGPGGNWNWNQGPGNRGGPNGTVPQAAPGAWNQGGTEQKPPEASYSQPPQQQNQAPKEGYGDQSSAGGPMRQKQQRTHRNSGPYSEYAQSGSN, from the exons ATGGATGAGCGACCAACG GTCAAGGAATCCCTTCGGAAAATCTTTGTTGGTGGATTGAACCGCAAGACTGATGAAGCATCTCTGTCAGGCTACTTCAGCCGATTTGGTGAAGTTGTTGATTGTGTTGTCATCAGAGACAAGGATGACAG ATCCAAAGGATTTGGTTTCGTTATTTTCAAAGATGCAGAAAGCGTTGATGAAGTGCAAAAGCTGGAGAACGGCCATTTTATAGACAGCAAGGAGGTCGAGACAAGAAGAGCAGTTCAGAGAAAGGGAAAGCAGGATAAG GAAACCATTAAGGTGGAGGCAAATTACCCCACAAAGAAAATATTCCTGGGCGGAATTAAATATGATGTAGAAGAGAAGGATTTGATAGATTACTTCAGCCGTTATGCTGGTGTGAAGAGTGCAGAGGTTATCCGCGACAAGGAAGGCAACAGTCGTGGATTTGCGTATGTTGTGTTAGACAGCCAGGATGCGGCAGATAAAGTTTGCA TTGAGAAAGACCATGTGATCAAAGGGCGTGAATGCGAGGCAAAGAAAAGTTTATCCAAGAATGAACTTTTAAGACATAAAG ATCAAGATGGTACCAGTCGTGGTGGTAGTGGTGGAGGAGGTAGTAACTATGCCGACAATGGCAACAACCAAAATCAGCAAGGTCAAGGTCCAGGTCAAAACTGgaaccaaggtcaaggtcagaactGGAACCAGGGTCAAGTTCCCTCAGGCccccaaggtcaaggtcagggcCCTCCTGGGGGCTGGAACCAAGGTGGCCCACAGGGAAATTGGTACGGCGGTCCCAGCGGTGGTCCTGGAAACAATTGGAATCAAGGTCAATGGGGTCAAGGCGGACCTCCGGTTGGGAACTGGAACCAGAATGGTCCGTGGAACAACTGGAACCAAGGACCacctggtggtggtgggggaaGTTGGAACCAAGGACCCTATAATTGGAGTGGAGGTGGCTCTGGAAATTGGCAAGGTGGTGGCCCACCACAAGCTGCCCCAGACCAGGGAGGTGGGCAGGTGGCAGATGCTAATGCTGCACCACCTGCTAGTCAGACCGATCAGAAGCCAGCGGGAAATGGACCCTGGAATCAGCAAGGCGGACAATGGAACCAGGGCTCTGGTGGTCCTGGTTGGCAAGGCCAATGGGGGCCGGGAAACTGGGGTCCAGGAAACCAGCAAGGCAATTGGGGTAATGGTCCGTGGGGAGGTTGGAATCAAGGCAACTGGTCTGGGCCACCTGGAGGGAACTGGGGTCCAAATGGCCCGCCAGGAAATTGGAATCCACAAGGCGGGGGTCCCGGTGGGAATAATCAGTGGGCTGGGAGCAGTGCACCCCAAGTGAACAGTGGACAAACTCAACCTAATCCAAGTGCAGCTCAAGGTCCTGGTAATTGGAACCAGGGTCAAGGGAGCTGGACGCAAGGCCCTGGTGGGAATTGGAATTGGAATCAAGGACCGGGGAATCGTGGCGGACCAAATGGCACTGTACCCCAGGCTGCACCAGGCGCCTGGAACCAAGGCGGGACAGAGCAAAAACCACCTGAGG CGAGTTACAGTCAACCCCCTCAACAACAGAATCAAGCACCAAAGGAAGGCTATGGGGACCAGTCAAGTGCGGGAGGGCCCATGAGGCAGAAGCAGCAGCGAACTCATCGGAATTCAGGGCCATATTCTG AATATGCTCAGTCTGGTTCAAACTGA